A portion of the Esox lucius isolate fEsoLuc1 chromosome 20, fEsoLuc1.pri, whole genome shotgun sequence genome contains these proteins:
- the gapdh gene encoding glyceraldehyde-3-phosphate dehydrogenase yields MVKVGVNGFGRIGRLVTRASFQSKKGVEVVAINDPFIDLDYMVYMFKYDSTHGRFHGEVKAEGGKLVIDGHAITVFHERDPANIKWGDAGATYVVESTGVFTTIEKASAHLKGGAKRVIISAPSADAPMFVMGVNHEKYDNSLKVVSNASCTTNCLAPLAKVIHDNFHIIEGLMSTVHAVTATQKTVDGPSGKLWRDGRGASQNIIPASTGAAKAVGKVIPDLNGKITGMAFRVPTPNVSVVDLTVRLEKAASYEDIKKVVKAAADGPMKGILGYTEDQVVSTDFNSDIRSSIFDAGAGIALNDHFVKLVTWYDNEFGYSNRVIDLMAHMTTKE; encoded by the exons ATGGTGAAAGTCGGTGTTAATGG ATTTGGCCGTATCGGGCGCCTGGTGACTCGTGCTTCTTTCCAATCCAAGAAAGGAGTAGAGGTTGTGGCCATCAATGATCCCTTCATTGACCTGGACTACATG GTCTACATGTTCAAGTATGACTCCACCCACGGACGTTTCCATGGTGAGGTAAAGGCCGAGGGTGGCAAGTTGGTCATCGATGGACACGCCATCACAGTGTTCCACGA GAGAGACCCAGCAAACATCAAGTGGGGAGATGCTGGCGCCACCTATGTGGTTGAATCAACAGGTGTATTCACCACCATTGAAAAGGCCTCC gCCCATCTAAAGGGAGGTGCCAAGAGGGTCATCATCTCTGCTCCCAGCGCTGATGCACCCATGTTTGTCATGGGTGTCAACCACGAGAAGTACGATAACTCCCTCAAGGTTGTCAG CAATGCTTCATGCACAACCAACTGCCTGGCTCCCCTGGCCAAGGTCATCCATGacaacttccacatcattgagGGTTTGATG agCACTGTCCACGCCGTCACCGCCACCCAGAAGACCGTTGATGGTCCCTCTGGAAAGCTGTGGAGGGATGGACGCGGCGCCAGCCAGAACATCATCCCCGCCTCCACCGGAGCTGCCAAGGCTGTCGGCAAAGTCATCCCAGACCTGAACGG CAAGATCACAGGCATGGCTTTCCGTGTCCCCACCCCCAACGTTTCAGTGGTTGACCTGACTGTCCGCCTGGAGAAGGCT GCCAGCTACGAAGACATCAAGAAAGTGGTCAAGGCTGCTGCTGATGGACCCATGAAGGGAATTCTTGGTTACACAGAGGACCAAGTTGTGTCCACAGACTTCAACAGTGACATTCGCTCCTCCATCTTCGATGCTGGTGCTGGAATTGCACTGAACGACCACTTTGTCAAGCTGGTTACATG gtACGACAATGAATTTGGCTACAGCAACCGCGTCATTGACCTGATGGCTCACATGACCACCAAGGAGTAA
- the wu:fj39g12 gene encoding C-type natriuretic peptide 1, whose protein sequence is MLYPSLLSAILLLLAPLEHTEGRALHPSPDAIQFVEQFLEHYNNLLPIDDPENLVVSQPEEPSSAFPSGVKVAEYPKWSDLPPQGDSTWLRLLKATLANQKRAVMDRSRRGWNRGCFGLKLDRIGSMSGLGC, encoded by the exons ATGTTGTACCCATCTCTGCTGTCTGCCATTCTGCTTCTATTGGCCCCCCTGGAGCACACAGAGGGGCGTGCCCTGCACCCCTCTCCTGATGCCATCCAG TTTGTTGAGCAGTTCTTAGAACACTACAACAACCTCCTGCCCATTGATGACCCTGAGAACCTGGTGGTCAGTCAACCAGAAGAGCCCTCCTCAGCTTTCCCTTCCGGAGTCAAGGTTGCGGAGTACCCCAAATGGTCAGACCTTCCACCGCAGGGGGACAGCACCTGGCTCCGCCTCCTGAAAGCGACCCTTGCCAATCAAAAAAGGGCAGTGATGGACCGGTCGAGAAGGGGGTGGAACCGAGGATGCTTTGGATTGAAACTGGACCGAATTGGGTCAATGAGTGGTCTGGGTTGTTAG